Proteins from a genomic interval of Stigmatopora nigra isolate UIUO_SnigA chromosome 19, RoL_Snig_1.1, whole genome shotgun sequence:
- the mcama gene encoding cell surface glycoprotein MUC18, translating into MDEMALRQKAACLCLFLFLHAWNVKAGVEVTMQESVEVYLGDSAEIQCRFNFTDPIHNFFVQWFVKDKDSGLRTRIYYGKYNTVDIVVDDDTEYSGRINVTLDQHRSRLTLQEVQITDERKFICQANGVSAGVDESKTHLRVFAPPDAPAIKGVQSGISVTNEMPSKVATCEARNGFPKANITWYRNSMPLVPSAGLVNVWTSDTVEPSGLYSVQSTLEYQVVKGDQKANFSCEVSFLVPGAIRTAESSSVGVTVYYPTTMVELWRESPTGLVKEGDTVELRCQGDGNPPPNFIFSKIEGDSASVDLESRSNVLMLQAVTRRDGGVYRCRLRDDEAQKGDMELSVKYLDAAAVIPKESEVMLRGEDLMASCNALSNLPTSIVWYKDGRTVGKGNTLHLQDATYETAGEYLCEVTVPELPGLHTSGSVHIIVHGGPQLVGEEQEVHLEEALGRTVNLSCEARGHPAPSITWIFVGSQSWHEIFSRSGEHVTRSVVSVAVNSNISVVCNTSNDFGIDVRTFSIKAIPLVTSSAPFSPEGSGVVIVVIILSLLLVAIMGSVLFFLHRKGKIPCGRSGKQAISKEKTAKDDIVVELKNNGNAKTEDAVLLKAVNGEKSGMNEQVSV; encoded by the exons TTAAGGCCGGAGTGGAGGTGACCATGCAAGAGAGCGTGGAAGTGTACTTGGGCGACTCGGCCGAGATCCAGTGCCGCTTCAACTTTACCGACCCTATTCACAATTTTTTCGTCCAGTGGTTTGTG AAAGACAAAGACAGCGGTTTGCGCACTCGTATCTATTACGGCAAATACAACACGGTGGACATCGTGGTGGACGACGACACGGAGTACAGCGGTCGGATTAATGTGACTTTGGATCAGCACAGAAGTCGGCTCACCCTTCAGGAAGTGCAAATCACCGACGAGCGAAAGTTCATCTGCCAGGCCAACGGCGTGTCTGCCGGCGTGGATGAGAGCAAAACTCATCTTCGAGTGTTTG CTCCCCCGGATGCACCAGCCATCAAGGGTGTCCAATCGGGAATTTCCGTTACCAACGAGATGCCGTCTAAG GTGGCAACGTGCGAGGCACGGAATGGTTTTCCCAAAGCCAACATCACCTGGTACAGGAACAGCATGCCTCTGGTGCCTTCAGCAGGAC TTGTGAACGTGTGGACCAGCGATACAGTGGAGCCCAGCGGCTTGTACTCAGTGCAAAGTACCCTGGAGTACCAAGTGGTAAAAGGCGACCAGAAGGCAAATTTTTCCTGCGAGGTCAGCTTCTTGGTGCCCGGCGCCATCCGGACCGCCGAGTCCAGCAGCGTCGGTGTCACTGTTTATT ACCCGACCACCATGGTGGAGCTGTGGAGGGAGTCGCCTACGGGATTGGTCAAAGAAGGCGATACTGTGGAACTGCGTTGCCAGGGCGATGGCAACCCCCCGCCGAACTTCATCTTCAGCAAAATTGAA GGGGACTCGGCCAGCGTGGACTTGGAGAGCCGTAGCAACGTCTTGATGCTGCAGGCGGTGACGCGGCGAGACGGCGGCGTCTACAGGTGTCGACTCCGAGACGACGAGGCGCAGAAAGGAGATATGGAGCTTTCCGTCAAGT ACTTGGACGCCGCTGCCGTGATACCTAAAGAATCAGAGGTCATGTTGAGAGGCGAAGATTTAATGGCTTCGTGCAACGCTTTGTCCAACCTCCCCACGTCCATCGTCTGGTATAAG GATGGGAGAACGGTTGGGAAAGGCAACACACTGCACTTGCAGGACGCCACCTATGAAACGGCGGGGGAGTACCTGTGCGAGGTGACCGTTCCCGAATTGCCCGGTCTGCACACCAGCGGCTCTGTTCATATAATCGTCCACG GTGGTCCTCAGCTGGTGGGGGAGGAACAAGAAGTGCATCTGGAGGAAGCCCTGGGAAGGACGGTCAACCTGAGCTGCGAGGCACGTGGACACCCCGCGCCTAGCATCACGTGGATATTTGTCGGAAGCCAG AGCTGGCATGAGATTTTCAGCAGATCGGGCGAACACGTGACCCGCAGCGTGGTGTCGGTGGCCGTCAACTCCAACATCAGTGTGGTGTGCAACACCTCAAATGACTTTGGGATTGATGTCAGAACCTTCAGCATCAAAGCCA TTCCCCTGGTCACCTCCAGCGCCCCCTTCTCTCCCG AGGGCAGCGGCGTGGTCATCGTGGTGATCATCCTAAGTCTCCTGCTCGTGGCCATCATGGGCAGCGTGCTCTTCTTCCTGCACAGGAAGGGCAAAATCCCGTGCGGGCGTTCGGGCAAGCAGGCCAT CTCCAAAGAGAAAACAGCCAAAGACGACATCGTGGTGGAGTTGAAAAACAATGGCAACGCCAAGACCGAGGACGCCGTGCTCCTCAAGGCCGTCAACGGCGAGAAAAGTGGCATGAACGAGCAGGTGAGTGTGTAA